In Solanum lycopersicum chromosome 5, SLM_r2.1, the following are encoded in one genomic region:
- the LOC101257370 gene encoding uncharacterized protein isoform X5 has translation MAWWEGLDEARVLIAKEPSKDGNKVEQLLSLRHPKSGNATCYLCVDESLQELHWFKQSYGSWFLGDYVCEDGRLYTATPVDPVFVLLPIFDEARMKKNDDPGKFRQVDEIIYVVGYPGYQHLSSIAENCMQVVCDVKDVGMTKFFRLNDEKVLKWLCLKVIQLKKTLLTLDKNYAARDKKEILTDAVSIVGEYLKEEPWLKLLCSKLSIDLQEDTKASNSEMHSSPMDYSFESFNHEQQEGKSEGQEKTTRNKRQTKKIKVETNSLNIKDMFSRATRRGK, from the exons ATGGCTTGGTGGGAAGGTCTCGATGAAGCTCGTGTTCTTATTGCAAAAG AGCCTTCTAAGGATGGGAACAAGGTAGAGCAGCTTTTATCGCTCCGACATCCAAAATCTG GAAATGCAACATGTTACCTTTGTGTTGATGAAtctcttcaagaacttcactggTTCAAGCAATCTTATGGGTCTTGGTTCCTTGGGGATTATGTATGTGAAG ATGGTCGTTTGTATACTGCAACTCCAGTCGATCCAGTTTTTGTCCTGTTGCCTATTTTTGATGAAGCAAGAATGAAG AAAAATGATGATCCAGGAAAGTTTAGGCAAGTGGATGAAATCATTTATGTTGTAGGCTATCCTGGATATCAGCATCTTTCTTCCATTGCTGAGAACTGCATGCAAGTGGTTTGTGATGTCAAAG ATGTAGGAATGACAAAGTTTTTCAGGCTTAATGATGAGAAGGTGCTAAAGTGGTTATGCTTGAAG GTAATACAATTGAAGAAGACATTGTTGACACTGGATAAGAACTATGCTGCTCGAGATAAGAAAGAAATAT TAACTGATGCAGTATCTATAGTTGGAGAGTACTTGAAGGAAGAGCCTTGGTTGAAGCTCCTCTGCAGCAAATTAAG CATAGACTTGCAAGAGGACACAAAAGCATCAAATTCTGAAATGCATTCATCACCAATGGATTATAGTTTCGAGTCCTTCAATCACGAACAG CAGGAGGGAAAGAGTGAAGGTCAGGAGAAGACTACCAGGAACAAAAGACAGACTAAAAAGATCAAAGTGGAAACCAACTCTCTTAATATCAAAGACATGTTTAGTAGGGCTACTAGGCGGGGAAAATGA
- the LOC101257370 gene encoding uncharacterized protein isoform X4, with protein sequence MDLTLAPLISAPIPNFCKISSSSSSTLFCKIAPFFFHPVNCSPPRGFSCVRKSSMAWWEGLDEARVLIAKEPSKDGNKVEQLLSLRHPKSGNATCYLCVDESLQELHWFKQSYGSWFLGDYVCEDGRLYTATPVDPVFVLLPIFDEARMKKNDDPGKFRQVDEIIYVVGYPGYQHLSSIAENCMQVVCDVKDVGMTKFFRLNDEKVLKWLCLKVIQLKKTLLTLDKNYAARDKKEILTDAVSIVGEYLKEEPWLKLLCSKLSIDLQEDTKASNSEMHSSPMDYSFESFNHEQEGKSEGQEKTTRNKRQTKKIKVETNSLNIKDMFSRATRRGK encoded by the exons ATGGACTTGACATTGGCACCACTAATTTCGGCGCCAATTCCAAATTTCTGcaaaatctcttcttcttcttcttcaacgcTATTCTGCAAAATTGCTCCTTTCTTCTTCCATCCAGTG AATTGTTCTCCTCCTAGAGGTTTTTCTTGTGTCAGAAAGAGTTCCATGGCTTGGTGGGAAGGTCTCGATGAAGCTCGTGTTCTTATTGCAAAAG AGCCTTCTAAGGATGGGAACAAGGTAGAGCAGCTTTTATCGCTCCGACATCCAAAATCTG GAAATGCAACATGTTACCTTTGTGTTGATGAAtctcttcaagaacttcactggTTCAAGCAATCTTATGGGTCTTGGTTCCTTGGGGATTATGTATGTGAAG ATGGTCGTTTGTATACTGCAACTCCAGTCGATCCAGTTTTTGTCCTGTTGCCTATTTTTGATGAAGCAAGAATGAAG AAAAATGATGATCCAGGAAAGTTTAGGCAAGTGGATGAAATCATTTATGTTGTAGGCTATCCTGGATATCAGCATCTTTCTTCCATTGCTGAGAACTGCATGCAAGTGGTTTGTGATGTCAAAG ATGTAGGAATGACAAAGTTTTTCAGGCTTAATGATGAGAAGGTGCTAAAGTGGTTATGCTTGAAG GTAATACAATTGAAGAAGACATTGTTGACACTGGATAAGAACTATGCTGCTCGAGATAAGAAAGAAATAT TAACTGATGCAGTATCTATAGTTGGAGAGTACTTGAAGGAAGAGCCTTGGTTGAAGCTCCTCTGCAGCAAATTAAG CATAGACTTGCAAGAGGACACAAAAGCATCAAATTCTGAAATGCATTCATCACCAATGGATTATAGTTTCGAGTCCTTCAATCACGAACAG GAGGGAAAGAGTGAAGGTCAGGAGAAGACTACCAGGAACAAAAGACAGACTAAAAAGATCAAAGTGGAAACCAACTCTCTTAATATCAAAGACATGTTTAGTAGGGCTACTAGGCGGGGAAAATGA
- the LOC101257370 gene encoding uncharacterized protein isoform X6 produces MAWWEGLDEARVLIAKEPSKDGNKVEQLLSLRHPKSGNATCYLCVDESLQELHWFKQSYGSWFLGDYVCEDGRLYTATPVDPVFVLLPIFDEARMKKNDDPGKFRQVDEIIYVVGYPGYQHLSSIAENCMQVVCDVKDVGMTKFFRLNDEKVLKWLCLKVIQLKKTLLTLDKNYAARDKKEILTDAVSIVGEYLKEEPWLKLLCSKLSIDLQEDTKASNSEMHSSPMDYSFESFNHEQEGKSEGQEKTTRNKRQTKKIKVETNSLNIKDMFSRATRRGK; encoded by the exons ATGGCTTGGTGGGAAGGTCTCGATGAAGCTCGTGTTCTTATTGCAAAAG AGCCTTCTAAGGATGGGAACAAGGTAGAGCAGCTTTTATCGCTCCGACATCCAAAATCTG GAAATGCAACATGTTACCTTTGTGTTGATGAAtctcttcaagaacttcactggTTCAAGCAATCTTATGGGTCTTGGTTCCTTGGGGATTATGTATGTGAAG ATGGTCGTTTGTATACTGCAACTCCAGTCGATCCAGTTTTTGTCCTGTTGCCTATTTTTGATGAAGCAAGAATGAAG AAAAATGATGATCCAGGAAAGTTTAGGCAAGTGGATGAAATCATTTATGTTGTAGGCTATCCTGGATATCAGCATCTTTCTTCCATTGCTGAGAACTGCATGCAAGTGGTTTGTGATGTCAAAG ATGTAGGAATGACAAAGTTTTTCAGGCTTAATGATGAGAAGGTGCTAAAGTGGTTATGCTTGAAG GTAATACAATTGAAGAAGACATTGTTGACACTGGATAAGAACTATGCTGCTCGAGATAAGAAAGAAATAT TAACTGATGCAGTATCTATAGTTGGAGAGTACTTGAAGGAAGAGCCTTGGTTGAAGCTCCTCTGCAGCAAATTAAG CATAGACTTGCAAGAGGACACAAAAGCATCAAATTCTGAAATGCATTCATCACCAATGGATTATAGTTTCGAGTCCTTCAATCACGAACAG GAGGGAAAGAGTGAAGGTCAGGAGAAGACTACCAGGAACAAAAGACAGACTAAAAAGATCAAAGTGGAAACCAACTCTCTTAATATCAAAGACATGTTTAGTAGGGCTACTAGGCGGGGAAAATGA
- the LOC101257370 gene encoding uncharacterized protein isoform X1 yields the protein MDLTLAPLISAPIPNFCKISSSSSSTLFCKIAPFFFHPVQNCSPPRGFSCVRKSSMAWWEGLDEARVLIAKEPSKDGNKVEQLLSLRHPKSGNATCYLCVDESLQELHWFKQSYGSWFLGDYVCEDGRLYTATPVDPVFVLLPIFDEARMKKNDDPGKFRQVDEIIYVVGYPGYQHLSSIAENCMQVVCDVKDVGMTKFFRLNDEKVLKWLCLKVIQLKKTLLTLDKNYAARDKKEILTDAVSIVGEYLKEEPWLKLLCSKLSIDLQEDTKASNSEMHSSPMDYSFESFNHEQQEGKSEGQEKTTRNKRQTKKIKVETNSLNIKDMFSRATRRGK from the exons ATGGACTTGACATTGGCACCACTAATTTCGGCGCCAATTCCAAATTTCTGcaaaatctcttcttcttcttcttcaacgcTATTCTGCAAAATTGCTCCTTTCTTCTTCCATCCAGTG CAGAATTGTTCTCCTCCTAGAGGTTTTTCTTGTGTCAGAAAGAGTTCCATGGCTTGGTGGGAAGGTCTCGATGAAGCTCGTGTTCTTATTGCAAAAG AGCCTTCTAAGGATGGGAACAAGGTAGAGCAGCTTTTATCGCTCCGACATCCAAAATCTG GAAATGCAACATGTTACCTTTGTGTTGATGAAtctcttcaagaacttcactggTTCAAGCAATCTTATGGGTCTTGGTTCCTTGGGGATTATGTATGTGAAG ATGGTCGTTTGTATACTGCAACTCCAGTCGATCCAGTTTTTGTCCTGTTGCCTATTTTTGATGAAGCAAGAATGAAG AAAAATGATGATCCAGGAAAGTTTAGGCAAGTGGATGAAATCATTTATGTTGTAGGCTATCCTGGATATCAGCATCTTTCTTCCATTGCTGAGAACTGCATGCAAGTGGTTTGTGATGTCAAAG ATGTAGGAATGACAAAGTTTTTCAGGCTTAATGATGAGAAGGTGCTAAAGTGGTTATGCTTGAAG GTAATACAATTGAAGAAGACATTGTTGACACTGGATAAGAACTATGCTGCTCGAGATAAGAAAGAAATAT TAACTGATGCAGTATCTATAGTTGGAGAGTACTTGAAGGAAGAGCCTTGGTTGAAGCTCCTCTGCAGCAAATTAAG CATAGACTTGCAAGAGGACACAAAAGCATCAAATTCTGAAATGCATTCATCACCAATGGATTATAGTTTCGAGTCCTTCAATCACGAACAG CAGGAGGGAAAGAGTGAAGGTCAGGAGAAGACTACCAGGAACAAAAGACAGACTAAAAAGATCAAAGTGGAAACCAACTCTCTTAATATCAAAGACATGTTTAGTAGGGCTACTAGGCGGGGAAAATGA
- the LOC101257370 gene encoding uncharacterized protein isoform X3, protein MDLTLAPLISAPIPNFCKISSSSSSTLFCKIAPFFFHPVQNCSPPRGFSCVRKSSMAWWEGLDEARVLIAKEPSKDGNKVEQLLSLRHPKSGNATCYLCVDESLQELHWFKQSYGSWFLGDYVCEDGRLYTATPVDPVFVLLPIFDEARMKKNDDPGKFRQVDEIIYVVGYPGYQHLSSIAENCMQVVCDVKDVGMTKFFRLNDEKVLKWLCLKVIQLKKTLLTLDKNYAARDKKEILTDAVSIVGEYLKEEPWLKLLCSKLSIDLQEDTKASNSEMHSSPMDYSFESFNHEQEGKSEGQEKTTRNKRQTKKIKVETNSLNIKDMFSRATRRGK, encoded by the exons ATGGACTTGACATTGGCACCACTAATTTCGGCGCCAATTCCAAATTTCTGcaaaatctcttcttcttcttcttcaacgcTATTCTGCAAAATTGCTCCTTTCTTCTTCCATCCAGTG CAGAATTGTTCTCCTCCTAGAGGTTTTTCTTGTGTCAGAAAGAGTTCCATGGCTTGGTGGGAAGGTCTCGATGAAGCTCGTGTTCTTATTGCAAAAG AGCCTTCTAAGGATGGGAACAAGGTAGAGCAGCTTTTATCGCTCCGACATCCAAAATCTG GAAATGCAACATGTTACCTTTGTGTTGATGAAtctcttcaagaacttcactggTTCAAGCAATCTTATGGGTCTTGGTTCCTTGGGGATTATGTATGTGAAG ATGGTCGTTTGTATACTGCAACTCCAGTCGATCCAGTTTTTGTCCTGTTGCCTATTTTTGATGAAGCAAGAATGAAG AAAAATGATGATCCAGGAAAGTTTAGGCAAGTGGATGAAATCATTTATGTTGTAGGCTATCCTGGATATCAGCATCTTTCTTCCATTGCTGAGAACTGCATGCAAGTGGTTTGTGATGTCAAAG ATGTAGGAATGACAAAGTTTTTCAGGCTTAATGATGAGAAGGTGCTAAAGTGGTTATGCTTGAAG GTAATACAATTGAAGAAGACATTGTTGACACTGGATAAGAACTATGCTGCTCGAGATAAGAAAGAAATAT TAACTGATGCAGTATCTATAGTTGGAGAGTACTTGAAGGAAGAGCCTTGGTTGAAGCTCCTCTGCAGCAAATTAAG CATAGACTTGCAAGAGGACACAAAAGCATCAAATTCTGAAATGCATTCATCACCAATGGATTATAGTTTCGAGTCCTTCAATCACGAACAG GAGGGAAAGAGTGAAGGTCAGGAGAAGACTACCAGGAACAAAAGACAGACTAAAAAGATCAAAGTGGAAACCAACTCTCTTAATATCAAAGACATGTTTAGTAGGGCTACTAGGCGGGGAAAATGA
- the LOC101257370 gene encoding uncharacterized protein isoform X2 has product MDLTLAPLISAPIPNFCKISSSSSSTLFCKIAPFFFHPVNCSPPRGFSCVRKSSMAWWEGLDEARVLIAKEPSKDGNKVEQLLSLRHPKSGNATCYLCVDESLQELHWFKQSYGSWFLGDYVCEDGRLYTATPVDPVFVLLPIFDEARMKKNDDPGKFRQVDEIIYVVGYPGYQHLSSIAENCMQVVCDVKDVGMTKFFRLNDEKVLKWLCLKVIQLKKTLLTLDKNYAARDKKEILTDAVSIVGEYLKEEPWLKLLCSKLSIDLQEDTKASNSEMHSSPMDYSFESFNHEQQEGKSEGQEKTTRNKRQTKKIKVETNSLNIKDMFSRATRRGK; this is encoded by the exons ATGGACTTGACATTGGCACCACTAATTTCGGCGCCAATTCCAAATTTCTGcaaaatctcttcttcttcttcttcaacgcTATTCTGCAAAATTGCTCCTTTCTTCTTCCATCCAGTG AATTGTTCTCCTCCTAGAGGTTTTTCTTGTGTCAGAAAGAGTTCCATGGCTTGGTGGGAAGGTCTCGATGAAGCTCGTGTTCTTATTGCAAAAG AGCCTTCTAAGGATGGGAACAAGGTAGAGCAGCTTTTATCGCTCCGACATCCAAAATCTG GAAATGCAACATGTTACCTTTGTGTTGATGAAtctcttcaagaacttcactggTTCAAGCAATCTTATGGGTCTTGGTTCCTTGGGGATTATGTATGTGAAG ATGGTCGTTTGTATACTGCAACTCCAGTCGATCCAGTTTTTGTCCTGTTGCCTATTTTTGATGAAGCAAGAATGAAG AAAAATGATGATCCAGGAAAGTTTAGGCAAGTGGATGAAATCATTTATGTTGTAGGCTATCCTGGATATCAGCATCTTTCTTCCATTGCTGAGAACTGCATGCAAGTGGTTTGTGATGTCAAAG ATGTAGGAATGACAAAGTTTTTCAGGCTTAATGATGAGAAGGTGCTAAAGTGGTTATGCTTGAAG GTAATACAATTGAAGAAGACATTGTTGACACTGGATAAGAACTATGCTGCTCGAGATAAGAAAGAAATAT TAACTGATGCAGTATCTATAGTTGGAGAGTACTTGAAGGAAGAGCCTTGGTTGAAGCTCCTCTGCAGCAAATTAAG CATAGACTTGCAAGAGGACACAAAAGCATCAAATTCTGAAATGCATTCATCACCAATGGATTATAGTTTCGAGTCCTTCAATCACGAACAG CAGGAGGGAAAGAGTGAAGGTCAGGAGAAGACTACCAGGAACAAAAGACAGACTAAAAAGATCAAAGTGGAAACCAACTCTCTTAATATCAAAGACATGTTTAGTAGGGCTACTAGGCGGGGAAAATGA
- the LOC101257663 gene encoding cytosolic sulfotransferase 5-like has protein sequence MSASPIVNNEEIERIIEQLPKIDYFWNNYQLYQWEGFWSTLIILKAAMVFKATFKSKPNDVLLASSMKTGSTWLKAICVSIMQAGNKEEDEEDLLVKDNPHFYVPTIEAMDYYSKTLTHDLYTMPSPRLFHTHLPYRVLPDSIKNSDNCKIIYITRNPKDTLISMWHFFNNRKRLEDLTPLEEVVENFCKGVHLYGPFFEHVLEYWEESKKKPQKILFLKYEDLKIDPKKEVAKIALFLGKPFGNEEDLEIVLNKCSLERLKNLEVNKSGSIYSSVHNSAFFRKGIVGDWKNYMNLEMEEQLDKITKLKLQGSDLEL, from the exons ATGAGTGCATCACCAATTgtgaataatgaagaaatagaGAGAATTATAGAGCAACTGcccaaaattgattatttttggaATAATTATCAACTTTATCAGTGGGAAGGGTTTTGGTCTACTCTTATCATTTTAAAGGCAGCCATGGTCTTCAAAGCAACCTTCAAATCAAAACCAAATGATGTTCTCTTGGCATCTTCCATGAAAACag GTTCAACATGGCTCAAGGCCATATGTGTATCCATCATGCAAGCTGGTAACAAAGAGGAAGACGAAGAAGATCTTTTAGTTAAGGATAATCCTCATTTTTATGTTCCAACAATAGAGGCCATGGATTATTATTCAAAAACTCTAACTCATGATCTATACACAATGCCCTCTCCAAGATTATTTCACACACATTTACCTTATAGGGTTTTGCCAGATTCAATTAAAAATTCGGATAATTGCAAGATTATATACATAACAAGAAATCCTAAAGATACTTTGATTTCTATGTGGCATTTCTTCAACAATCGTAAGCGTTTAGAAGATCTCACTCCTTTAGAAGAAGTTGTGGAGAACTTTTGCAAAGGGGTTCATCTATATGGACCCTTTTTTGAACATGTTCTTGAATATTGGGAAGAAAGCAAAAAAAAGCCTCAAAAGATATTATTCTTGAAGTATGAAGACTTGAAGATAGACCCTAAGAAAGAGGTGGCAAAGATAGCCTTGTTTCTTGGAAAGCCTTTTGGTAATGAAGAGGATTTGGAGATAGTTTTGAACAAGTGTAGCTTGGAGAGGCTTAAGAATTTGGAGGTTAATAAGAGTGGATCAATCTACTCTTCTGTCCATAATAGTGCATTTTTTAGAAAAGGAATTGTTGGGGATTGGAAGAATTACATGAATCTTGAAATGGAAGAGCAACTGGACAAGATTACCAAATTGAAGCTTCAAGGGAGtgaccttgaactttga
- the LOC138337005 gene encoding cytosolic sulfotransferase 5-like, with product MSEKKSSPIVNNNEEIERIIEKLPKTDHFWNNSQLYQWEGFWSTLIILKAAMVFKATFKSEPNDVLLASSMKTGTTWLKAICVSIMQAGNKEVEEEDLLVKDNPHFYVPTIEVMDYYSKPLTHDLYTMPSPRLFHTHLPYRVLPDSIKNSNNCKIIYITRNPKDTLISMWHFINSRNRLEDLSPLEEVVEHFCKGEHLYGPFFEHVLEYWEESKKEPQKILFLKYEDLKIDPKKEVAKIALFLGKPFGNEEDLEIVLNKCSLERLKNLEVNKSGSIVSNFHNSAFFRKGIVGDWKNYMKPEMEEQLDKITNLKLQGSGLEL from the exons ATGAGTGAGAAAAAATCATCACCAATTGTGaataataatgaagaaatagaGAGGATTATAGAGAAACTGCCCAAAACTGATCATTTTTGGAATAACTCTCAACTTTATCAGTGGGAAGGGTTTTGGTCCACTCTTATCATTTTAAAGGCAGCCATGGTCTTCAAGGCAACCTTCAAATCAGAACCTAATGATGTTCTCTTGGCATCTTCCATGAAAACag GTACAACATGGCTCAAGGCCATATGTGTATCCATCATGCAAGCTGGTAATAAAGAGGTAGAAGAAGAAGACCTTTTAGTTAAGGATAATCCTCATTTCTATGTTCCAACAATAGAGGTCATGGATTATTATTCAAAACCTCTAACTCATGATCTATACACAATGCCCTCTCCAAGATTATTTCACACTCATTTACCTTATAGAGTTTTGCCAGATTCAATCAAAAATTCGAATAATTGCAAGATTATATACATAACAAGAAATCCTAAAGATACCTTAATTTCTATGTGGCATTTCATCAATAGTCGTAACCGTTTAGAAGATCTCTCTCCTTTAGAAGAAGTTGTGGAGCACTTTTGCAAAGGtgaacatctgtatggaccttTTTTTGAACATGTTCTTGAATATTGGGAAGAAAGTAAAAAAGAgcctcaaaaaatattattcttgaaGTATGAAGACTTGAAGATAGACCCTAAGAAAGAGGTGGCAAAAATAGCCTTGTTTCTTGGAAAACCTTTTGGTAATGAAGAGGATTTGGAGATAGTTTTGAACAAGTGTAGCTTGGAGAGGCTTAAGAACTTGGAGGTTAATAAGAGTGGATCAATCGTCTCTAATTTTCACAATAGTGCATTTTTCAGAAAAGGGATTGTTGGGGATTGGAAGAATTACATGAAACCTGAAATGGAAGAGCAACTTGACAAGATTACCAACTTGAAGCTTCAAGGGAGTGGCCTTGAACTCTGA